One window of Chloroflexus aggregans DSM 9485 genomic DNA carries:
- a CDS encoding alpha/beta fold hydrolase, whose product MPTIATRHGALHYLIAGQGAPFVLIHGNTYTATTQVRLAQRFADQFTVYSFDLLGHGGSARPPDLFTARYFQMQGEAVADALAGLFHEPVPVFGMSAGGISALNAICIRPDRIAALILDGVFARVTAVTYQAHRQATASMSPSWHRYMAGQHGADWWPILNAGVEAVIEQLAAQEALVTPCLDQIKVPVIIFHGGKDPFVPDEQARAVAAGIRGARIVYEPEAGHLIAWRNPDAFRARVVRFLTEHGLVRVE is encoded by the coding sequence GTGCCAACAATTGCCACTCGCCACGGAGCACTTCACTATCTCATTGCCGGTCAGGGCGCACCGTTTGTTTTAATCCACGGTAATACGTACACAGCAACAACCCAAGTCCGCTTAGCGCAGCGCTTTGCCGATCAATTTACCGTTTATTCATTCGACTTACTCGGCCATGGTGGTTCAGCGCGCCCACCCGATCTGTTTACAGCGCGCTACTTTCAAATGCAGGGTGAAGCCGTAGCAGATGCTCTCGCCGGTCTGTTTCATGAGCCAGTTCCCGTGTTTGGGATGAGCGCTGGGGGGATTAGCGCTCTGAATGCCATTTGTATCAGGCCGGATCGCATAGCGGCTTTGATCCTCGATGGGGTATTTGCGCGTGTCACCGCTGTAACTTATCAGGCGCACCGGCAAGCAACCGCCAGTATGTCACCAAGTTGGCACCGTTATATGGCCGGTCAGCATGGCGCCGATTGGTGGCCGATTCTCAATGCGGGCGTCGAGGCTGTCATCGAGCAGCTCGCCGCGCAAGAAGCCCTCGTGACGCCTTGCCTCGATCAAATCAAGGTACCGGTGATCATTTTTCACGGCGGGAAGGATCCGTTTGTACCCGATGAACAAGCCCGCGCGGTTGCCGCCGGGATCCGCGGTGCGCGGATTGTGTATGAGCCAGAGGCTGGGCACTTGATCGCATGGCGTAACCCTGACGCCTTTCGAGCACGGGTGGTGCGGTTTTTGACGGAACACGGCCTTGTGCGGGTAGAGTGA
- the recJ gene encoding single-stranded-DNA-specific exonuclease RecJ — protein MSARRQRWEVRPPAPATFIAQLNLHPVLATLLYQRGLHEPEAAHAFLAADYTSGLHDPLRMRGMAEAAARIATAIDRGERMAVYGDFDVDGVTAVALLTQAIRAMGGKIRPYIPHRAREGYGLNNVAIGQLAADGVRLLITVDCGISNVAEVVEAKRLGMDVIVTDHHHPPDELPSADAVINPKQPDCAYPFKGLVGVGIAFKLVQALARYGKRPAHLRGRDLLDLVALGTIADMGPLVDENRVLVRAGLLALNETNRPGVRSLITVAGLTPGAVDSGGVTFSLAPRLNAAGRLDDARRAYELLLADDQATADAIAADLHATNRERQSMTRQLQTIAEELINASGRAEHPLIVLTNPNFNAGLLGLVAARLVERYHRPVVVIEQGSETSRGSARSIPGFNIIELLDQCADLFVRYGGHTAAAGFTIHTANIPVLEQRLLALGKQYLKEELLTPRLLIDAKLPLDELSWDVYYAIQQLEPFGHCNPTPMFMAPNVTVIDPQTTTTGDHLRMRVRAGTNVYEAIGFNFGHFAAALQRHPTVDLAYQLAVDEWNGQRRMRLLVRDFRRAGQGG, from the coding sequence ATGTCAGCTCGCCGTCAGCGCTGGGAGGTACGTCCACCGGCTCCCGCCACGTTCATCGCCCAACTAAACCTCCATCCCGTACTCGCGACCCTGCTGTACCAGCGCGGGCTTCACGAACCGGAAGCAGCGCATGCGTTTCTGGCCGCCGATTACACCTCCGGCTTGCACGATCCACTGCGCATGCGTGGTATGGCAGAAGCAGCAGCTCGGATCGCCACCGCCATCGATCGCGGTGAACGCATGGCCGTCTATGGCGACTTTGATGTTGATGGGGTCACGGCGGTTGCGCTGCTCACCCAGGCTATCCGGGCGATGGGAGGGAAGATCCGACCATACATTCCTCACCGGGCCCGCGAAGGTTATGGTCTCAACAATGTGGCAATCGGTCAGTTGGCTGCCGACGGTGTTCGACTGCTCATTACCGTCGATTGTGGTATCTCGAACGTGGCTGAAGTCGTCGAGGCCAAACGACTGGGGATGGATGTGATCGTGACCGACCATCACCACCCCCCAGACGAGTTGCCATCGGCTGATGCCGTCATCAATCCTAAACAACCCGATTGCGCGTATCCTTTCAAAGGGCTGGTAGGCGTCGGCATTGCGTTCAAATTGGTGCAGGCACTGGCCCGTTACGGAAAACGTCCGGCTCACTTGCGTGGGCGTGATTTGCTCGATTTGGTTGCATTGGGAACAATAGCCGACATGGGTCCGCTCGTTGACGAGAATCGGGTATTGGTACGGGCAGGCTTACTTGCGCTGAACGAGACGAACCGACCCGGCGTGCGCTCATTGATCACGGTAGCCGGTCTGACACCGGGTGCCGTCGATAGCGGAGGTGTTACCTTTAGTCTGGCTCCTCGCCTCAATGCTGCCGGTCGGCTCGACGATGCGCGCCGCGCCTACGAATTGTTGCTCGCCGACGATCAGGCCACCGCCGATGCGATTGCCGCCGACTTGCATGCTACCAACCGTGAGCGACAGAGCATGACCCGTCAGTTACAGACGATTGCCGAAGAATTAATCAATGCGAGCGGTCGGGCTGAGCACCCCTTGATCGTACTAACCAACCCGAACTTTAACGCCGGTCTCCTCGGTTTGGTCGCTGCGCGGTTGGTCGAACGTTATCATCGCCCGGTGGTCGTCATCGAACAAGGTAGCGAAACGTCACGCGGCTCGGCACGGTCGATCCCCGGTTTCAATATCATCGAGCTGCTCGATCAGTGTGCCGATCTCTTCGTTCGCTACGGGGGACATACAGCCGCAGCCGGCTTTACCATCCATACCGCCAACATTCCGGTGCTCGAACAACGCCTGTTGGCGCTAGGGAAACAGTATCTGAAAGAAGAACTTCTAACGCCAAGGTTACTGATCGACGCGAAACTACCCCTCGATGAACTGTCGTGGGATGTCTACTACGCTATCCAACAACTCGAACCGTTCGGGCATTGCAATCCAACACCGATGTTTATGGCTCCTAACGTGACGGTGATCGATCCGCAGACAACCACTACCGGCGATCATCTGCGTATGCGAGTACGCGCCGGTACTAACGTCTATGAAGCGATTGGGTTTAACTTCGGTCACTTCGCTGCTGCCCTCCAGCGTCATCCCACCGTCGACCTTGCTTACCAACTCGCGGTCGATGAATGGAACGGTCAGCGCCGGATGCGTCTGTTAGTACGTGATTTTCGGCGGGCAGGGCAAGGAGGGTAA
- a CDS encoding COG1361 S-layer family protein has product MRRRITFTLLLIWAVVLALPLLTNQVANAVELPPSGSVMYLQTSSPTRGLNIGDWYTNNSAGAGNGYHYITLHVPCGWNPSNPVHIDLFHPDLNSTSGGGVSDEISTIGTTTFEIYAPGTSLNPPTQPAPGASSSLQTQTYNSNSIVPPQWTRLYTISAPVACGAYILRTQTGGTADNSWRLRFGTDDDSDPNNTPPPNYDNPDGTVGTGDELLIGISAITFQHDNANPACITLYEYIAPGQTSVTFHNFDLDGNVRVRYYAPSETYYPDGLSGGTSGTVSGNAVWNGSTTATRVGDTILNPETGWWRIVTCVNGNNQFIQEGQTGVIGFLTQPPTPQMTLSKSDGVTVTAPGQTLTYTLTFTNTSNTTSSPGAAFNVVITDTLPTGTTFVSCSTGTLAGSCSESSGTVTFTLTNPVVAGASGTVSVTVNVNSGASGTITNTATLSYKDQLNNPYPPVLASDTDTIPPQPLLALSKSDGTTVTAPGQTLTYTLTFTNTGAGAAHNVTLTDTLPVGVSYQSCSVGSLAGSCSASGGVVTFTLTNPVASGASGSVTVTVLVTAGGPATLTNTATLSYTDSANQPRPSVTASDETTVPPQPQMVLSKSDGVTVTAPGQTLTYILTFTNTGAGAAHNVTLTDTLPGGVSYQSCSVGSLAGSCSASGGVVTFTLTNPVASGASGSVTVTVLVTAGGPATLTNTATLSYTDSANQPRPSVTASDETTVPPQPQMVLSKSDGVTVTAPGQTLTYTLTFTNTGAGAAHNVTLTDTLPGGVSFQSCNAGSLGSCSESSGTVTFTLSNPVASGASGSVTVTVLVTAGGTATLTNTATLSYTDSAGQPRPPVTASDATSIPGNTAVLLTKRATIVADGNNDGLAGAGDVIEYTLILTNTGPEVALQLVVADTPDVNTTLITGSVTATPPAIVAQGNNVGDTSVRVTLASLDVNASLTVTFRVQVNTPLPATVTAIVNQATASGANVPTTPSDDPTTTTPDDPTRLSTPPPESPPTAIVLTEFRLVATDQGWDIVWATGAEVNTRGFLIYRSIGGREKAQLLTPIPIPAQGSMGSGATYRFSDRTAVNGVAYSYWLVEIETNGTFHEYGPLQPRGTISQQYRYFIPLIGR; this is encoded by the coding sequence ATGCGACGACGTATCACCTTCACACTACTACTCATCTGGGCAGTTGTCCTAGCTTTACCTCTGCTTACCAACCAGGTTGCTAACGCCGTTGAACTCCCACCAAGCGGTTCAGTGATGTATTTGCAAACCTCTAGCCCCACTCGAGGTTTGAACATCGGCGATTGGTACACCAACAACAGTGCCGGTGCCGGTAACGGTTATCACTACATCACCTTGCATGTACCCTGTGGATGGAATCCCAGCAATCCCGTGCATATTGACCTGTTCCATCCTGACTTAAACAGCACTAGCGGGGGCGGGGTGAGCGATGAAATTTCTACAATTGGCACTACAACCTTTGAAATCTATGCTCCGGGCACATCACTTAATCCGCCAACCCAGCCGGCTCCGGGAGCCAGTAGTTCATTACAGACACAGACGTATAATTCTAACTCGATTGTTCCACCACAATGGACACGCCTGTATACCATTTCGGCTCCGGTGGCGTGTGGTGCCTACATTCTGCGCACCCAAACTGGCGGTACTGCCGATAATAGCTGGCGGTTACGGTTTGGAACGGACGATGATAGCGATCCAAACAACACCCCCCCTCCAAACTACGATAACCCCGATGGTACCGTGGGTACCGGCGATGAATTGTTGATCGGCATTTCAGCAATCACATTTCAGCATGATAATGCTAATCCGGCTTGCATAACCTTATATGAATATATCGCACCCGGCCAAACCAGCGTGACGTTTCACAACTTCGACTTGGATGGTAATGTCCGCGTTCGCTACTACGCACCGAGTGAAACCTACTATCCTGATGGCCTGAGTGGTGGAACCTCCGGTACCGTATCCGGCAATGCGGTGTGGAATGGTAGTACCACTGCAACTCGCGTTGGCGATACGATTCTGAATCCAGAAACGGGTTGGTGGCGAATTGTCACTTGTGTCAACGGCAACAATCAGTTTATTCAAGAAGGTCAGACCGGTGTAATAGGGTTTCTAACCCAACCCCCAACACCTCAGATGACCCTGAGCAAGAGCGACGGCGTGACAGTTACCGCGCCCGGCCAGACCCTGACCTATACCCTCACCTTTACCAACACAAGCAATACCACATCTTCTCCCGGTGCTGCGTTCAATGTGGTGATTACCGATACGTTGCCAACAGGAACAACTTTTGTTTCCTGCTCTACGGGAACACTCGCCGGTAGCTGTAGTGAAAGCAGTGGTACCGTCACCTTCACCTTGACCAATCCGGTTGTCGCCGGTGCCAGTGGTACAGTATCGGTAACGGTAAACGTTAATTCTGGGGCAAGTGGAACCATTACCAATACAGCGACGCTCTCGTATAAAGATCAGCTCAATAATCCGTACCCACCCGTCTTGGCCAGTGACACCGACACCATCCCGCCCCAACCCCTCTTGGCACTCAGCAAGAGCGACGGCACAACCGTTACCGCGCCCGGCCAGACGTTGACCTATACCCTCACCTTTACCAACACCGGCGCTGGGGCTGCTCACAATGTGACGCTGACCGATACGCTTCCCGTCGGGGTGAGTTATCAGAGCTGCTCGGTGGGCAGTCTCGCCGGCTCGTGCAGCGCGAGCGGCGGCGTGGTGACCTTTACGCTCACCAACCCGGTGGCGTCCGGGGCGAGCGGCAGCGTCACGGTGACGGTGCTGGTCACGGCCGGTGGGCCGGCCACCCTAACCAATACGGCCACGCTCTCCTACACCGACAGCGCCAACCAACCGCGCCCGTCGGTGACGGCGAGTGATGAGACCACGGTGCCACCCCAACCGCAGATGGTGTTGAGCAAGAGCGATGGCGTGACGGTCACCGCACCCGGTCAGACGTTGACCTATATCCTCACCTTTACCAACACCGGCGCTGGGGCTGCGCACAATGTGACGCTGACCGATACGCTTCCCGGCGGGGTGAGTTATCAGAGCTGCTCGGTGGGCAGTCTCGCCGGCTCGTGCAGCGCGAGCGGCGGCGTGGTGACCTTTACGCTCACCAACCCGGTGGCGTCCGGGGCGAGCGGCAGCGTCACGGTGACGGTGCTGGTCACGGCCGGTGGGCCGGCCACCCTAACCAATACGGCCACGCTCTCCTACACCGACAGCGCCAACCAACCGCGCCCGTCGGTGACGGCGAGTGATGAGACCACGGTGCCACCCCAACCGCAGATGGTGTTGAGCAAGAGCGATGGCGTGACGGTCACCGCGCCCGGCCAGACGTTGACCTATACCCTCACCTTTACCAACACCGGCGCTGGGGCTGCTCACAATGTAACGCTGACCGATACGCTCCCCGGCGGTGTCTCGTTCCAAAGCTGCAATGCCGGTTCGCTCGGTAGTTGTAGTGAAAGCAGTGGCACCGTCACCTTCACCTTGAGCAACCCGGTGGCGTCTGGCGCGAGCGGCAGCGTCACGGTGACGGTGCTGGTCACTGCCGGTGGGACGGCCACCCTGACCAATACGGCCACGCTCTCCTACACCGACAGCGCCGGGCAACCTCGCCCGCCGGTGACGGCGAGTGATGCAACCAGCATCCCTGGTAACACAGCCGTGCTTCTTACGAAGCGGGCTACCATCGTTGCCGATGGGAATAACGATGGCCTGGCAGGTGCCGGTGATGTGATCGAGTACACCTTGATTCTAACCAACACCGGTCCCGAAGTAGCCCTACAACTCGTGGTCGCCGATACGCCTGATGTCAATACGACCCTGATCACCGGTAGCGTGACGGCCACACCACCGGCTATTGTTGCTCAAGGGAATAACGTTGGTGATACCTCTGTACGAGTCACCCTCGCATCACTTGATGTGAACGCCAGTCTCACCGTCACTTTCCGTGTGCAAGTCAATACACCATTACCGGCTACTGTCACCGCAATCGTCAATCAAGCAACGGCAAGCGGTGCCAATGTGCCAACCACACCAAGTGATGACCCAACCACCACGACACCTGACGATCCAACTCGCCTCAGCACGCCACCGCCTGAATCACCGCCCACGGCTATTGTGCTGACCGAGTTTCGGCTCGTCGCTACCGATCAAGGCTGGGATATTGTCTGGGCTACCGGCGCAGAAGTGAATACACGTGGTTTTCTCATCTATCGTTCAATTGGTGGACGTGAGAAAGCACAGTTACTCACCCCTATCCCCATTCCGGCGCAGGGTAGTATGGGTAGCGGTGCTACTTATCGGTTTAGTGATCGCACTGCGGTGAACGGTGTCGCGTACTCGTATTGGCTGGTCGAAATTGAGACAAATGGTACCTTCCACGAATATGGTCCGTTACAGCCGCGTGGTACTATAAGCCAACAGTACCGATACTTCATTCCGCTGATCGGGCGATAG
- the tkt gene encoding transketolase, protein MDAPATSTIDQLCANAIRALAIDAVQQANSGHPGLPLGMADAAYVLWTRFLKHNPSDPHWPNRDRFVLSAGHGSMLLYALLHLTGYDLPLDELKRFRQWGSRTPGHPEYHETPGVEMTTGPLGQGIATAVGMAIAERWLATKFNRVGFPIVDHYTYVIASDGDLMEGISHEAASLAGHLRLGKLIVLYDSNDISLVGPTKLAWSENVAERFAAYGWQVLYADGHNMAAVALVLAEAIADSERPSLIITRTVIGYGSPRAGSHKAHGEPLGAEGVRLTKEALGWPTEPPFYVPDEVYDHMQLAVEIGEVRQREWEAMLKRYRAAYPDLALEWDLLQSGGLPTGWEAALPVFPPDPKAKGTRVASGAVLQALAPIIPGLLGGSADLHTSDFTYLEGLGSISGDNFNARNLHFGVREHAMGAILNGMALHGGIIPYGGTFLVFSDYMRPAIRLAALMKLRVIYVLTHDSIGVGEDGPTHQPVEHLVALRAIPNLLVVRPGDANEVAMAWRLALTRTDGPTAIILSRQNVPTLDRSRLGAADGVLRGGYVLRAADPAQAIIIATGSEVALALAAADQLATEGIAVQVVSMPCRELFDRQDHTYRDRVLPPSVKARVAVEAGRSLGWERYVGCEGAIIGVDRFGASAPFQRIYTEFGFTVEQIVATVKSQLSRHHQS, encoded by the coding sequence ATGGATGCACCTGCAACTTCTACAATCGACCAGTTGTGTGCCAACGCCATCCGCGCCTTGGCAATTGATGCCGTTCAGCAAGCCAATAGTGGTCATCCCGGTCTACCGCTCGGTATGGCCGATGCGGCTTACGTGCTCTGGACGCGCTTTCTCAAGCATAACCCTTCCGACCCTCACTGGCCCAACCGTGACCGCTTCGTCCTCTCCGCCGGTCACGGCTCGATGCTGCTCTATGCCCTGTTGCACCTCACCGGCTACGATCTGCCGCTTGATGAATTGAAGCGGTTTCGGCAATGGGGCAGCCGCACTCCCGGTCATCCCGAATATCACGAAACACCGGGTGTTGAGATGACGACCGGCCCATTGGGACAAGGCATCGCCACTGCCGTTGGGATGGCGATTGCCGAGCGCTGGCTGGCAACGAAATTTAACCGCGTTGGGTTCCCAATCGTCGATCACTATACGTATGTTATTGCCAGCGATGGTGATTTGATGGAAGGAATTTCTCACGAGGCGGCTAGCCTTGCCGGTCACCTCCGCTTGGGCAAGTTAATCGTGCTCTACGATAGCAACGATATTTCACTGGTAGGGCCGACGAAACTGGCCTGGAGTGAGAATGTGGCCGAGCGCTTTGCCGCTTATGGCTGGCAAGTCCTCTACGCCGATGGCCACAATATGGCCGCTGTTGCCCTGGTACTCGCCGAAGCCATTGCCGATAGCGAACGTCCATCGCTGATCATCACCCGCACCGTGATCGGTTACGGTAGTCCGCGTGCCGGTAGCCATAAGGCTCACGGTGAGCCACTCGGTGCGGAGGGGGTACGCCTGACAAAAGAGGCGCTGGGCTGGCCGACGGAACCGCCGTTCTACGTGCCTGATGAAGTCTATGACCACATGCAATTGGCCGTTGAGATTGGCGAGGTGCGCCAACGCGAATGGGAGGCGATGCTGAAACGGTACCGAGCCGCCTATCCCGATCTGGCCCTCGAATGGGATTTGTTGCAATCGGGTGGGTTGCCAACCGGTTGGGAAGCGGCTTTGCCGGTCTTTCCACCCGACCCGAAGGCGAAGGGAACGCGCGTAGCATCGGGTGCTGTCCTGCAAGCTCTTGCCCCGATTATACCCGGTTTGCTCGGCGGCTCAGCCGACCTACACACCTCGGATTTTACCTATCTGGAAGGGCTAGGCTCGATCAGCGGTGATAATTTCAATGCGCGCAACCTTCATTTCGGTGTGCGTGAGCATGCAATGGGCGCGATCCTCAACGGTATGGCGTTGCACGGTGGCATTATTCCCTACGGTGGTACCTTCCTCGTTTTCAGCGACTATATGCGCCCCGCCATCCGGCTTGCAGCCCTGATGAAGCTGCGCGTCATCTACGTCCTCACCCACGATAGCATCGGTGTTGGTGAAGATGGTCCCACCCACCAACCGGTTGAACATCTGGTAGCGTTGCGAGCTATTCCCAACCTCCTCGTGGTGCGACCGGGTGATGCTAACGAAGTAGCGATGGCATGGCGCCTGGCGCTGACCCGAACTGACGGTCCAACGGCAATTATTCTGTCGCGCCAAAATGTACCAACGCTTGACCGCAGCCGGTTGGGCGCAGCCGATGGTGTGTTGCGTGGCGGCTATGTCTTACGCGCTGCCGATCCGGCGCAAGCGATCATCATTGCTACCGGTTCGGAAGTGGCGTTGGCGTTGGCAGCGGCCGATCAATTGGCGACCGAAGGTATTGCTGTACAGGTGGTCAGTATGCCATGCCGTGAGTTGTTCGATCGGCAAGACCACACCTATCGCGATCGCGTACTGCCACCTTCCGTCAAGGCCCGTGTTGCGGTTGAAGCGGGACGATCGCTAGGTTGGGAGCGCTACGTTGGTTGTGAGGGTGCGATTATCGGCGTTGATCGCTTCGGCGCCTCTGCACCATTCCAGCGTATCTACACTGAGTTTGGCTTTACCGTCGAGCAGATTGTGGCAACGGTGAAGTCACAGCTATCACGCCATCACCAATCCTGA
- a CDS encoding DUF11 domain-containing protein, producing the protein MRDTIWRIIPIILGGFLFVAALLSTSPVMVDAAPPLSITETSTAEPPTRTPTNTPVVPPTNTPVVPPTNTPVVPPTNTPVVPPTNTPVVPPTNTPVVPPTNTPVVPPTNTPVVPPTNTPVVPPTNTPVVPPTNTPVVPPTNTPVIPPPDSPGALPDLVLTKSVVPSVAQVGDAVVYTLTLSNSGGVPAFDVMVEDPLPPFLRLIEASASTGTVQTVGNQVRVTIPTLAPGETVTITIRAAVTALPMPPDNRNLATARTSSSEITTDNNTSSATIVPPLPDLVLAKSVAPSVAQVGDAVVYTLTLSNRGSAPAVDVTVDDPLPPFLRLIEASASTGTVQTVGNQVRVTIPTLAPGETVTITIRAAVTALPMPPDNRNLATARTSSSEITTDNNTSSATINSPPPATLPLTAGYPVRPLFALIGLALLAIGMGTLLRRRSSL; encoded by the coding sequence ATGAGAGATACGATCTGGCGCATTATTCCCATTATCCTAGGCGGCTTTCTTTTCGTGGCTGCACTGTTGTCAACATCGCCGGTCATGGTCGATGCAGCACCGCCGTTAAGCATTACTGAAACAAGCACGGCTGAACCACCAACACGCACACCGACCAACACACCGGTGGTGCCGCCGACCAACACGCCGGTGGTGCCGCCGACCAACACGCCGGTGGTGCCGCCGACCAACACACCGGTGGTGCCGCCGACCAACACACCGGTGGTGCCGCCGACCAACACACCGGTGGTGCCGCCGACCAACACACCGGTGGTGCCGCCGACCAACACACCGGTGGTGCCGCCGACCAACACGCCGGTGGTGCCGCCGACCAACACGCCGGTGGTGCCGCCGACCAACACGCCGGTGGTGCCGCCGACCAACACGCCGGTCATCCCACCACCAGATTCTCCTGGCGCACTCCCCGACCTCGTGCTAACCAAATCCGTTGTGCCGAGTGTGGCCCAAGTTGGCGATGCGGTGGTCTATACCCTGACCCTCAGCAATAGCGGCGGCGTGCCGGCTTTTGATGTTATGGTGGAAGACCCCTTACCGCCGTTCCTGCGGCTGATCGAAGCAAGTGCCTCGACCGGGACGGTGCAGACGGTCGGCAATCAAGTCCGAGTCACCATCCCCACCCTCGCCCCCGGCGAGACGGTGACCATCACCATTCGCGCAGCAGTGACGGCTCTTCCCATGCCTCCAGACAACCGCAACCTCGCTACTGCGCGCACGAGTAGCAGCGAGATAACGACCGATAACAACACGAGTAGTGCGACGATTGTGCCGCCACTCCCCGACCTTGTGTTAGCCAAATCCGTCGCGCCGAGTGTGGCCCAAGTCGGCGATGCGGTGGTCTATACCCTGACCCTCAGCAATCGTGGCAGCGCGCCGGCGGTTGATGTGACCGTTGATGACCCCTTACCGCCGTTCCTGCGGCTGATCGAAGCAAGTGCCTCGACCGGGACGGTGCAGACGGTCGGCAATCAAGTCCGAGTCACCATCCCCACCCTCGCCCCCGGCGAGACGGTGACCATCACCATTCGCGCAGCAGTGACGGCTCTTCCCATGCCTCCAGACAACCGCAACCTCGCTACTGCGCGCACGAGTAGCAGCGAGATAACGACCGATAACAACACGAGTAGTGCGACGATAAACTCGCCACCGCCGGCAACCCTGCCGTTAACGGCCGGCTATCCTGTTCGACCGCTGTTCGCCTTGATCGGATTGGCCTTACTCGCGATTGGAATGGGAACCCTGTTGCGACGTCGCTCGTCTTTGTAA
- the hisF gene encoding imidazole glycerol phosphate synthase subunit HisF, which translates to MLTRRIIPCLDVKAGRVVKGVKFLNHRDAGDPVALAAAYNAAGADELVFYDITASSDERAIMVEVVERTAAEVFIPLTVGGGLRSVEDMYRMLRAGADKVSLNTAAVYNPHLIAEGARRFGSQCIVLSVDAKRVNAPGEPPRWEVFTHTGANPRPTGLDAIEWIKRGIDLGAGEICINSMDADGARTGYDLELLQAITAISPVPVIASGGAGSPADMYRGIVEGGADAVLAASIFHFGDYSIADVKRYLAERGVPVRQTFGSEVGTSTGA; encoded by the coding sequence ATGTTAACACGACGAATAATTCCATGTCTTGATGTGAAGGCCGGACGGGTGGTGAAAGGGGTGAAATTCCTCAATCATCGTGACGCCGGCGACCCCGTTGCATTGGCTGCTGCATACAATGCCGCCGGTGCCGACGAATTAGTGTTTTATGACATTACGGCCTCTAGCGATGAGCGAGCAATCATGGTCGAGGTCGTAGAACGAACCGCCGCCGAGGTATTTATCCCTCTGACCGTAGGTGGTGGGTTGCGTAGTGTTGAGGATATGTACCGCATGCTTCGGGCCGGCGCCGATAAAGTCAGCCTCAATACGGCGGCAGTCTACAACCCGCACCTGATTGCGGAAGGCGCCCGGCGGTTTGGTAGTCAGTGTATCGTACTATCGGTGGACGCCAAACGGGTTAATGCACCAGGTGAACCACCGCGCTGGGAGGTGTTTACCCATACCGGTGCAAACCCGCGACCGACGGGACTTGATGCGATTGAGTGGATCAAGCGTGGGATCGATCTAGGTGCGGGCGAAATCTGTATCAACAGCATGGATGCAGATGGGGCGCGGACCGGTTACGATCTTGAGCTACTGCAAGCGATTACGGCTATTTCGCCGGTGCCGGTGATCGCATCGGGTGGTGCGGGTTCGCCCGCCGATATGTACCGTGGCATCGTTGAAGGTGGCGCCGATGCGGTGCTGGCAGCCTCGATCTTTCACTTTGGTGACTATTCCATCGCCGATGTCAAGCGTTATCTGGCCGAACGCGGTGTACCGGTACGGCAGACGTTCGGATCTGAGGTGGGCACTTCGACCGGTGCATAA